The Vicia villosa cultivar HV-30 ecotype Madison, WI linkage group LG1, Vvil1.0, whole genome shotgun sequence genome includes a region encoding these proteins:
- the LOC131644614 gene encoding serine/threonine-protein kinase PCRK1-like isoform X1, whose product MNCFPFNIYYGEKKGDDKGMQTLSGLSNNSTYGGSDMRRTGSELNSLDASSGNSSDSLRRNAFPNLSQRPSNLRVFTVSELKSATKNFGRSVMLGEGGFGCVYKGLIKSLDDPPTKIEVAVKQLGKRGIQGHKEWVTEVNVLGIVEHPNLVKLVGYCADDDERGIQRLLIYQYMPNGSVEHHLSPRSETPLPWSRRLKIAQDAARGLTYLHEEMDFQIIFRDFKSSNILLDEQWNAKLSDFGLARLGPSDGLTHVSTAVVGTMGYAAPEYIQTGRLTSKIDVWSYGVFLYELITGRRPLDRNRPKGEQKLLDWIRPYLSDVKKFQIILDPRLERKHFSKSAQKLALVANRCLVRNPKNRPKMSEVLEMVNQIVESSASTIPQPSMNSVASADDSQNTEIKNKKRIMDPKPDCNWFRSWRPKLLRTC is encoded by the exons ATGAATTGTTTCCCATTCAACATCTACTATGGAGAAAAGAAGGGTGATGATAAGGGCATGCAGACACTATCGGGTCTGTCGAACAACTCTACTTATGGTGGGAGTGACATGAGAAGAACTGGCTCTGAATTAAATTCTCTAGATGCCTCATCAGGCAACAGCTCTGACTCCCTCAGGAGGAATGCGTTTCCCAATTTGTCCCAAAGACCAAGCAACCTGAGAGTGTTTACTGTATCTGAACTGAAATCAGCCACCAAGAATTTCGGTCGTTCAGTTATGCTTGGTGAGGGTGGATTTGGGTGTGTCTACAAGGGATTGATCAAGAGTTTAGATGATCCCCCTACTAAAATTGAAGTCGCGGTTAAACAACTTGGTAAAAGAGGAATTCAG GGCCATAAAGAATGGGTAACTGAAGTGAATGTTCTTGGTATTGTTGAGCATCCCAATCTTGTGAAACTAGTGGGCTATTGTGCTGATGATGATGAAAGGGGAATCCAGCGGCTTTTAATATATCAATATATGCCCAATGGAAGCGTGGAACACCATTTATCCCCACGATCGGAAACTCCTCTCCCATGGAGTAGGAGACTGAAAATAGCCCAGGACGCTGCTCGTGGCTTAACATACCTGCACGAGGAAATGGATTTTCAG ATAATTTTCAGAGATTTCAAATCTTCAAATATCCTTCTGGACGAGCAGTGGAATGCAAAGCTGTCAGACTTTGGATTAGCAAGATTGGGACCATCTGATGGGTTAACTCATGTCTCAACAGCG GTTGTAGGAACAATGGGCTATGCTGCTCCTGAATATATTCAGACAGGACGACTCACTTCAAAGATTGATGTATGGAGCTACGGTGTCTTCCTTTATGAACTCATTACTGGGAGGCGTCCTTTAGATCGAAATCGCCCCAAGGGTGAGCAGAAGTTGTTGGACTGGATAAGACCATACCTTTCAGATGTGAAGAAATTTCAAATAATATTGGATCCAAGACTTGAGAGGAAACACTTCTCAAAGTCAGCCCAAAAACTTGCTTTAGTGGCTAACAGATGCTTGGTCAGAAACCCAAAGAATCGCCCTAAAATGAGCGAAGTATTAGAAATGGTTAATCAGATTGTGGAGTCTTCGGCGAGTACTATTCCACAACCATCCATGAATAGCGTAGCCTCAGCCGATGATTCTCAAAACACTGAAATCAAGAACAAAAAGAGGATCATGGATCCAAAACCAGATTGTAATTGGTTTAGGTCCTGGAGACCAAAGCTTTTAAGAACATGCTGA
- the LOC131644614 gene encoding serine/threonine-protein kinase PCRK1-like isoform X2, with translation MNCFPFNIYYGEKKGDDKGMQTLSGLSNNSTYGGSDMRRTGSELNSLDASSGNSSDSLRRNAFPNLSQRPSNLRVFTVSELKSATKNFGRSVMLGEGGFGCVYKGLIKSLDDPPTKIEVAVKQLGKRGIQGHKEWVTEVNVLGIVEHPNLVKLVGYCADDDERGIQRLLIYQYMPNGSVEHHLSPRSETPLPWSRRLKIAQDAARGLTYLHEEMDFQIIFRDFKSSNILLDEQWNAKLSDFGLARLGPSDGLTHVSTAILPCQVVGTMGYAAPEYIQTGRLTSKIDVWSYGVFLYELITGRRPLDRNRPKGEQKLLDWIRPYLSDVKKFQIILDPRLERKHFSKSAQKLALVANRCLVRNPKNRPKMSEVLEMVNQIVESSASTIPQPSMNSVASADDSQNTEIKNKKRIMDPKPDCNWFRSWRPKLLRTC, from the exons ATGAATTGTTTCCCATTCAACATCTACTATGGAGAAAAGAAGGGTGATGATAAGGGCATGCAGACACTATCGGGTCTGTCGAACAACTCTACTTATGGTGGGAGTGACATGAGAAGAACTGGCTCTGAATTAAATTCTCTAGATGCCTCATCAGGCAACAGCTCTGACTCCCTCAGGAGGAATGCGTTTCCCAATTTGTCCCAAAGACCAAGCAACCTGAGAGTGTTTACTGTATCTGAACTGAAATCAGCCACCAAGAATTTCGGTCGTTCAGTTATGCTTGGTGAGGGTGGATTTGGGTGTGTCTACAAGGGATTGATCAAGAGTTTAGATGATCCCCCTACTAAAATTGAAGTCGCGGTTAAACAACTTGGTAAAAGAGGAATTCAG GGCCATAAAGAATGGGTAACTGAAGTGAATGTTCTTGGTATTGTTGAGCATCCCAATCTTGTGAAACTAGTGGGCTATTGTGCTGATGATGATGAAAGGGGAATCCAGCGGCTTTTAATATATCAATATATGCCCAATGGAAGCGTGGAACACCATTTATCCCCACGATCGGAAACTCCTCTCCCATGGAGTAGGAGACTGAAAATAGCCCAGGACGCTGCTCGTGGCTTAACATACCTGCACGAGGAAATGGATTTTCAG ATAATTTTCAGAGATTTCAAATCTTCAAATATCCTTCTGGACGAGCAGTGGAATGCAAAGCTGTCAGACTTTGGATTAGCAAGATTGGGACCATCTGATGGGTTAACTCATGTCTCAACAGCG ATCCTTCCCTGTCAGGTTGTAGGAACAATGGGCTATGCTGCTCCTGAATATATTCAGACAGGACGACTCACTTCAAAGATTGATGTATGGAGCTACGGTGTCTTCCTTTATGAACTCATTACTGGGAGGCGTCCTTTAGATCGAAATCGCCCCAAGGGTGAGCAGAAGTTGTTGGACTGGATAAGACCATACCTTTCAGATGTGAAGAAATTTCAAATAATATTGGATCCAAGACTTGAGAGGAAACACTTCTCAAAGTCAGCCCAAAAACTTGCTTTAGTGGCTAACAGATGCTTGGTCAGAAACCCAAAGAATCGCCCTAAAATGAGCGAAGTATTAGAAATGGTTAATCAGATTGTGGAGTCTTCGGCGAGTACTATTCCACAACCATCCATGAATAGCGTAGCCTCAGCCGATGATTCTCAAAACACTGAAATCAAGAACAAAAAGAGGATCATGGATCCAAAACCAGATTGTAATTGGTTTAGGTCCTGGAGACCAAAGCTTTTAAGAACATGCTGA